ATAAGAGCTTGTAGGCCAGGCTactgataagtgcttatttgtctacattttccccctttcactaagttattttgtttatttatcattccaaatttcatgagaattagtgcttatttgtgttactttgcaaggagtatgagttggaaagcattagaagcaaagatgagcattttcatgcattttggtgggcattggagtcaaatggaggccaaatatgaagctatgtagatgggtgcaacacttccaagggagcctaagattggtattttcaatggtctttgtcatttagacaaaccaaaacaaaagagaagcaaaagatcaatgtgttgaaatttctgcacgtcgacatcttagtaattggaccatatctcagcctagaaatttccaaattaagtgatctttaaaccattggaaagaagacttcaagggctacaacttttctagagatacaaatttcgtaattctgaacggaaaatggtgaaaaacagcctagaagtcaaagcagcTGCACAGAGTTCGAAAATGCAATTTCTGGAGTGTTGGCAAACGGCCTGGGACACGGCCGTGTACATGGGCGTTTGATTTATGCCGATTTACAGTGTGAAAATGCAGTTTTTGAAGAGGAGGCAAACGGCCACTGACACGGCCGTTTCCTAGGCCGTTTGGGACCTGCTctgctcactatttaagctcgttttgagcattttgaacacggttttgacccatggttgaaccctaaacactcccattcactccctttcatatttttaggttagattagacttagatctatgtattttaacacttttggagcttgtaatcttggatttgaagcttggatttcaagattcttcctcccatttcaatagagaagttttctttcctttatctcttttcttttgcaagatttatgtttattacttgtgtttttgtgttctttatgctatttaatcatgagtagttagtttatgggcttgagttagggttgtattatctatttggatgcttaagttgtgattattgtgaaaaaggggaagaaccccaacctagggttcttgagtttgaattgggtttgtttctatctttcaatgattagtggccaatgattgttgtttgtctttggaaagtctttcatctcaatgggaattggatgggagacttgagccaacccaatctcaaacccattttctcttctatggaaataggggtagatttggggcttaaatagcttttgttcttcaagaacttaggttgatacaccatgggaatggggcaacctttgttctaatccttgtggaaacttggatttatTAGTGCTAGCCTCTAGAACCTAGgtaaaatgttcttcccccaaacttaagtgttaaagcatctagataGTAATTCCCCtagcttgagtcctatttctttattttgcacttatctattgtttatatgtgtttgttctaccttgttaTCATttccttagcttcttgttgatttccttgtgctagtgcctagtttgtgattgcatattgcgtgccataacccccaatcctcagcggaacgacatttcacacccgtacactcaccatcactcatttttgctacacatcagCTACTATTTAGGAGAGTAAACATCCTTCCATGAAATTGTAAAAGAGAAATTTAAGTGCTTCTTCTTGTTACAATCATAGACTTCTATATGAGGAAATAAAAAAGTGTCTAAAACTAtacaaattactatattatatatagaattttgtTGGTGATTGACAACTGCGCACTAGaagataatttatatttttttggtcaaaatTTCAAAAGGTAGTCTAACATGTCATTACAATCTTGATTCTTGAATTGCGCTTTTGATGGGGCGAAATAATGTGAAAGTGTATACCACagatagaaaaataatataatgtttaagaatattatatatatatatatatatatatatatatatatatatatatatatatatatatataatcatttcgTGGGGCAAAAACCTAGCTACTCTAGAATAACCTAGAGCGAGATTTTCATAAAATATGCTTTTCAATCTTGAATTGGTTGATCTTTTGATCTGAATTGcggtagctagctagctagctgccTTTTAATGGGCTAAACAAAAAAAGTTCTAAATACTGAGTGACCGAATGATGACTAGCCCAATAAAACACCAAGAATGGTACCCGGCCAAAAGACAACAAGTCTTCATATGGAACCAAATCCATAAATGAATACAACAATCAAATACCAATTCAAGATGGAATTAGACATGAAAGACGGGGAAGTTAATGTAGGGAAGAGAGGAGAGACACATAGGATAGTAATTAAGAGTGGACTTGTAGTTTTTTTTGGAGTCTCCAGAAAATCTATGATCGAATTAAATTGTGTGTTTTGTCGTTGAAGACGATGACTTGAAGCCTTGAAGACTTAGAAGACTTGAATAACAGTGATAAAACCATGTGCTGTCCCATGAGAAACGTCATGATGCCTATGTGTGAACAACTTCAATAATTCATATTACTTGGGATGACCTTTGCTTGAATCAAGTCATCccttatattcttattttatattgatGATTATGTATACACCTAttacctatatatatttattgtggTAAGTGTATATTGTACATCAATATCGGTATTCTTTTCACCGGTGGGTCCTGCTACAATTATGTATGCTTTGGGATTGTCTGGTCTAGGTATAACAAACCATGTATGCTGTGCTTTGGGATTATATAGGGCATTATCATTTGGAAAAATGATATATGGACTTCCCTTGATGAGTAAAAACATCAATCACGTGTCGTGATTTTATTGatagaagagagagagagagggcaCTAAAAGTTGTGGagcaatcttttttttttcttggataAATCAGAAGACACAACGTAAGTTAGGGGTGAAATTGGAAGTATGTATAGTATTATACTTCTCAATTCTTAATTTCATTGTACCTGGTACAACCCCAAAATATGCCTAGTCGATGTTTTTGGGATCGCATCAAGTATTGTCAATTCATATTCTCATGTTACCTTATATAACATCAGAAATATATATCATTGTCCGTAAGAACAGCCtaggtggtaagagtgctctacctacaaTCGAGAGGCCGGAGGTTTCGGTTTGAGCCGgttagctatgggtaacctaggctggtttagaagaaaacctcgttaaaagaaatatatatcattGATGTTTTTGAGGCTATACTAGCTTTAGGTACTCTccaataaaatattagaaatatatatgattgtatTCGATGCATAACGCATCGATACTACTGTTTGACACCTtagaatttattatatttactgtatattttaaattctaataaaaatatttcttaatagagtaatatttaaatttcacttttatatttaatataacatgtgaaatacaataaaaatagaaaacttttatttgctaaatataaattaataaatataataaaaattatacctATATATCAATGAAAAATTCAAACTTCAGTACGTTGTAGACTTGTAGGCTATTACACATGAATAAGGTTTATCGAATGAACATTTTCAATACTGACTGTGAGttctcgtcatccaaaaaaaatcaatcctTTGTAAGTTACAACAATTATGTTTGAAGATTCTAGACTAATCTAGAGTTAGTAATTTAACATCAAGATTTAACACGTTTGTACAATTCTAGTCATTTCTTGTCCAAATACAAAAGAGAACAAATATGCATGACTTGAATTGACTTGCATGttcttatacattttttttggaaGAAATATGTTTGTTATGCATTAGTGggaatgattaattaattatttttgggATAACTCAATACACAgtacaatatatacatacaccaTAATATACAAcatatcacatattcacatatgATAATGAAACTTATCAATAGAGCTAGGACTATAAAGTCCTAAGAAGTGCTTATGTGGAAAATTCATACCTTTGTGAGTTCTAACAATTATGTTCAAACATTTCCAAATGAGTAAATTCACTCAAAATTTAACACATTTGtacaattatattcatttttaattttgtccaaatacaaaaagaacaaaaatccaTGACTTAATTTGACTTGTATGTTTGTTATGCATTAGTTAGAATGCTTACTTTTTTCTCAAGTCatattttgttctttattttgttatgtaaatattatatataaaagtcaGTGTAAATTCACTAAATTGAACTATTGAACATGATCCTTATTTCTTTGGAACCCCTAttatttaaaggaaaaaaattgtcattgcttaatttcattaaaaatttaaaattcattgaATAAACTTGTTAGGTGATGGCTTGAAAGGTCGAGTGCAGTATCTTGTCATCAAAAGATGGTGCTAACTGCTATgcaaatataaggaaataaagttacacatACAAAATATTCATTCACTCACAAACAAACCATTAATACCATCTACTACTCAAACTAATTAATGCAAATCTATAAACAAGACCTAGCTAAGTGAGGAGACTATTCTCCCAAAAATAGTATGATATATAGTCATAGTCCACTTCATTAGACCAGCAATTAATCTTTTGtatgttctttaatttattatattcctTCATGGATCCTTAGCTACCATTGCGTGGAAATTTCAAAGCAACTTGCATGACCTAGCTTTGGTCCTTTTACTCGGTTTAATTAACTTTCACCCTCCTTTCCTTTCCCCACTCCGTACAACCAGACAAACTTCAttcttttctatatatatataagtggcCAAGACCGGTCATCGTCTTTAAGGATATCCCATTTTTGAACCTCTGAAAACCCTTGCTTCAATCCTACTCCATTCTTAattagcttcttcttcttctaacccagtaattaaagaaaagaaaaactcaGAAATTTGTTCAAGAAGCTTGCTGGAATCTGGTGATTATAGAGCCTAGTGGAGATCGATATGGAGGAGGAGGATTTCCCACCGCCAGGGTATCGGTTCTTCCCGACAGAAGAAGAACTGGTGTCGTTTTATCTGAAACATAAGCTTGAAGGAAGGTTTCAGGAGCACATTGATGTCGTTATCCCTGTCCTCAATATCTACGATCATGATCCTTGGAGTCTCCCACGTTAGTCATCTTTCCATATATCTCTTCTTAGGTTTATAgtgcatacatatatgtatatatgtagaaGTAATATAATCATCTTTTCAGAATAACCTAAACTACGTTGATAAGTTGATAACTTTGTAACCGTAAGATTACAAGTGACTCCCAACGAGGAATcacttattgatttttttaatttgagcaGACCAGCTATGAACAATCTAAGCTAGTTCACTTTTTGTGATCTTTTGTTAACTAGAGTCACAAATGAAATTTATGTTCGCAGTGCACACTCTCATAGTCTCATATAGTGGCTGCGAGTTTTCTcgttactcaaaaaaatatatatataatcatcttTTCTTGGCATGTTATAAATTCATgcattttatggttttttttttttttttttttttgtgataaaaCAGATTAGGGATTCATTAGGTTCATGTTGCATTAGTAtttgaagtttaattttttttttgggttttttggaGTGAAGAATTTGCAGGGAAGTATAATCGGAGCGACCCGGAGCAGTGGTTTTTCTTCATCCCAATGCAGGAGAGGGAAGCGCGGGGAGGGCGGCCGACGCGGCTGACGGCCGGAGGGTACTGGAAAGCCACGGGGTCGCCGGGGCTGGTGTACTCCGGGAATAATCGCGTCATCGGCGGGAAAAGGACGATGGTTTTCTACACGGGGCGAGCGCCTAATGGAAGAAAGACTGAGTGGAAGATGAACGAATATCGATTCACTGAAAGAGATGCCTCTAATTCAGTAAGTAGTAAACTTTCCATGAATTTCATGgcactttaatttcttttttcagaaTAACTAGGAAACCACAATACCATCGGAAAGTGTGTATAGTATAAGAAAGtaaatcagtttaaattgtCCATAACTTATCAGTTTAAACCAGTAAATCAACttagattatttattattgatcaatctaAATCAAAAAGGTTCCTAAACCAGTTTAGGTTGTCCGGAAGTGTGCATAGTATAAGGAAGtaaatcagtttaaattgtCCATAACTGATCAGCTTAAACCAGTAAATCAgcttagattatttataattatattgatcAATCTAAACCAAAAAGGCTCCTAACCCAGTTTAGGTTGTCGAGAAGTGTGCATAGTATAAGGAAGtaaatcagtttaaattgtTCA
This region of Ipomoea triloba cultivar NCNSP0323 chromosome 15, ASM357664v1 genomic DNA includes:
- the LOC116006757 gene encoding NAC domain-containing protein 90-like, whose translation is MEEEDFPPPGYRFFPTEEELVSFYLKHKLEGRFQEHIDVVIPVLNIYDHDPWSLPQFAGKYNRSDPEQWFFFIPMQEREARGGRPTRLTAGGYWKATGSPGLVYSGNNRVIGGKRTMVFYTGRAPNGRKTEWKMNEYRFTERDASNSPQEFILCRVYKKPKCARAFDRRPACVAPAAPPAVDGGELLALQPPPPQMAAAANDASASITNRRLTAAANGCSRQ